A single genomic interval of Coleofasciculus chthonoplastes PCC 7420 harbors:
- the psb28 gene encoding photosystem II reaction center protein Psb28, which yields MTSQTPSIQFFEGLPEELSNVSLRRNRNSGVRSVLMSFDSLKAIEKFQSYTKRFANALLLIDEEGQISVEPSSVKFIFGGPEGDDLRRVDCEFEIERQDHWDRFMRFMHRYAEVNGMAYGDTKQAQGAE from the coding sequence ATGACATCCCAAACACCATCGATTCAATTTTTTGAAGGACTTCCTGAAGAACTGAGCAATGTTAGCTTACGGCGAAATCGAAATTCGGGGGTGCGTTCAGTATTAATGAGTTTCGATTCTTTAAAAGCGATAGAAAAATTTCAGAGTTATACCAAACGATTCGCCAACGCCTTGCTTTTAATTGATGAAGAAGGGCAGATTAGTGTGGAACCCTCATCCGTTAAATTTATATTCGGTGGTCCAGAAGGCGATGATTTAAGGCGGGTAGACTGCGAATTTGAAATCGAGCGCCAAGATCACTGGGATCGGTTCATGCGCTTTATGCACCGCTATGCCGAAGTCAATGGTATGGCTTACGGTGATACCAAACAAGCACAGGGAGCAGAGTAG
- the thyD gene encoding thylakoid membrane protein ThyD → MKIAITGATGFIGSRLVKRLLELEHQPMILTRNRAKATRLFPDLEIVGYTPTESGSWQEAIAGCDGVVNLAGEPIGENRWTPERKKAILDSRQLGTRRIVEAISQAPSKPSVLVNTSAVGYYGTSETATYDETSPPGDDFLAQVCQAWEAEAQKVKEAGVRLVILRFGIVLGDGGALAKMLPPFQLFAGGPIGSGRQWFSWIHREDLVNLIINALTRNEMEGVFNGTAPNPVRMSEFCQTLGDVMNRPSWLPVPGIALEALLGEGAKVVLEGQKVLPKRTTSSGFNYDYANVKPALADIVTSK, encoded by the coding sequence GTGAAAATCGCTATTACTGGAGCAACCGGATTTATTGGTTCTCGCTTAGTCAAGCGTCTGCTTGAGTTAGAGCATCAACCGATGATTTTAACCCGAAATCGAGCCAAAGCGACTCGGTTGTTTCCTGATTTAGAGATTGTCGGCTATACTCCGACTGAATCGGGATCTTGGCAAGAGGCGATCGCAGGGTGTGATGGGGTGGTGAATTTGGCGGGAGAACCCATTGGTGAGAATCGCTGGACACCGGAACGGAAAAAAGCAATTCTCGATAGCCGCCAACTGGGAACCCGGCGAATTGTTGAAGCCATCAGCCAAGCGCCATCTAAACCCAGTGTCTTAGTGAATACGTCGGCTGTTGGCTATTACGGGACTAGCGAAACAGCAACCTATGACGAAACCAGTCCCCCCGGCGATGATTTTCTCGCCCAAGTCTGTCAGGCGTGGGAAGCGGAAGCGCAAAAGGTGAAAGAGGCTGGAGTGCGGTTGGTTATTCTCCGGTTTGGAATTGTTCTCGGTGATGGTGGCGCACTAGCGAAAATGTTACCTCCATTTCAACTGTTTGCTGGAGGTCCAATTGGTAGTGGGCGTCAGTGGTTTTCGTGGATTCACCGAGAGGATTTGGTGAACTTGATTATTAATGCACTCACCCGCAATGAGATGGAAGGGGTATTTAATGGAACAGCACCTAACCCAGTGCGGATGTCGGAGTTTTGCCAAACGTTGGGAGATGTGATGAATCGTCCCTCCTGGTTACCTGTTCCCGGTATTGCCTTGGAAGCGTTATTGGGAGAGGGGGCTAAGGTTGTTTTAGAAGGTCAAAAGGTGTTACCTAAGCGCACAACTAGCAGTGGTTTTAACTATGACTATGCTAATGTCAAACCTGCGTTAGCTGATATTGTTACGTCTAAGTGA
- a CDS encoding pentapeptide repeat-containing protein — translation MKTQFMTAEEVLRRYAEGERNFENIILKGQSFRGKKLSGANFSGSDIRGTDFSSATLSEAKFINVTAGLPFYIKLTLMVSSLIISFLSGLFASITGLSIFNSITEIAYQKPLFLAISLITAMLSVLLATVMSVHLSEKVINSYKASLSIANLIAVLLAAVGLTLGMIIGINFVASTTITNTARMLIIGLVTATLSQALVTGLSLTSIIAYITFGQIASELSILLGVLGTIIGTISSTTSERLVILLIATVTAGIGQFCSQGARDGKVTWALTRKAGTFFTCIGGTNFKQADLSYADFTTATIKSSNFNGANLTYIRWKDAKISFSRLGNTYLDNLKIQQTLITLNGQKQNFDNLNFENVNLKGAELQDASFIGANLNQANLKDANLSGAKLKQTQLDEADLTGATLTGATIEDWGITSLTKLQGVRCRYVFMRLPTKDNPNPRRKPDHWESEFDDGDFADFIKPIVDTLDLYHNQGVDPRAIAISLKQLAENNPEAELEIVAMEKRGKDKFLLRAATAPDADHSDLYAEYSKIHNHIKALAESEVQALLTEKDSQIPFLRTTIETLLKVQLETVQQLQRPSFYVQKYNNQGDTMSNAPRKYTKNDFSGSTFMGGFVNADTSYAHQIGRDINNYPPEQRQNLADAAAEIQQLLQQLEQTYPNATEIEKQSALAVTLQQEIKQNPTFRTRLRNALKEGGIEALKVLFAPIGIPIEMVRGWIEAEAE, via the coding sequence ATGAAAACCCAATTTATGACTGCTGAAGAAGTATTGCGGCGATATGCAGAAGGTGAACGGAATTTTGAGAATATTATTCTAAAAGGTCAGTCTTTCAGAGGAAAAAAATTATCAGGAGCAAACTTTTCTGGCTCTGACATCAGGGGGACAGACTTTTCAAGTGCTACTTTGAGTGAAGCAAAATTTATCAATGTCACAGCAGGACTACCATTTTATATTAAATTGACTTTAATGGTCTCATCACTTATTATTTCTTTCCTATCTGGCTTATTTGCATCAATTACTGGTCTTTCGATTTTTAACTCTATAACTGAGATTGCTTACCAAAAACCTTTATTTTTAGCAATATCTCTTATTACGGCAATGCTATCTGTGCTACTGGCGACTGTAATGAGTGTGCATCTCAGTGAGAAAGTAATAAATTCTTACAAAGCTAGTTTATCCATAGCCAATCTAATTGCTGTTTTATTAGCGGCTGTCGGACTTACACTTGGTATGATTATAGGCATAAACTTTGTAGCATCTACGACAATTACTAATACAGCCAGAATGTTAATAATCGGTCTGGTAACAGCTACATTAAGCCAAGCTCTTGTTACAGGTTTATCACTCACGAGCATTATAGCCTATATAACCTTTGGACAGATAGCGAGTGAATTATCTATTCTTCTCGGAGTGCTAGGTACTATAATTGGTACTATATCGTCAACTACATCGGAGAGATTAGTAATTTTATTAATTGCTACTGTGACAGCCGGGATTGGACAATTCTGTAGTCAAGGAGCTAGAGATGGAAAAGTAACATGGGCATTGACGAGAAAAGCTGGAACTTTCTTTACCTGTATCGGGGGAACGAATTTTAAACAAGCTGATTTGAGTTACGCTGATTTTACTACAGCAACTATCAAAAGTAGTAATTTTAATGGTGCTAACCTCACTTATATCCGATGGAAGGATGCCAAAATAAGTTTTTCGCGATTGGGAAATACCTATCTTGATAATCTAAAAATTCAGCAAACACTTATCACACTTAATGGACAAAAGCAAAATTTTGACAACTTGAATTTTGAAAATGTAAATCTGAAAGGAGCAGAATTACAAGATGCTAGTTTTATCGGAGCCAATTTAAACCAAGCCAACTTAAAGGATGCGAATTTGTCTGGGGCAAAGTTGAAGCAAACCCAATTAGATGAAGCCGATTTAACAGGTGCAACCCTCACCGGAGCCACAATTGAAGATTGGGGTATCACCAGTCTTACCAAATTACAGGGGGTTAGATGTAGGTATGTCTTCATGCGTTTACCAACTAAAGATAACCCAAACCCACGCCGCAAACCGGATCACTGGGAGTCGGAGTTTGATGATGGGGATTTTGCAGACTTTATTAAGCCTATAGTTGATACCCTTGACCTCTATCATAATCAGGGGGTTGACCCTCGCGCTATTGCAATTTCTCTCAAACAGTTAGCTGAAAATAACCCAGAGGCTGAGTTAGAAATTGTGGCGATGGAGAAACGGGGTAAAGACAAATTCTTACTCCGTGCAGCAACGGCTCCTGACGCTGACCATTCTGATCTGTATGCTGAGTATTCTAAGATTCACAACCATATCAAAGCCTTAGCTGAGTCAGAAGTACAGGCATTACTTACGGAGAAAGATAGCCAAATTCCATTTTTAAGGACTACCATAGAAACTCTATTAAAAGTACAGTTAGAAACGGTGCAACAGCTACAGCGTCCAAGTTTTTATGTCCAAAAGTACAACAACCAAGGAGATACCATGTCAAATGCCCCTAGAAAATATACTAAAAATGACTTCAGTGGTAGCACTTTTATGGGTGGATTTGTAAATGCTGATACATCTTATGCCCATCAAATAGGCAGAGATATTAACAATTATCCTCCAGAGCAACGACAAAACTTAGCGGATGCAGCCGCAGAAATCCAGCAGCTTCTGCAACAACTTGAGCAAACTTATCCGAATGCAACTGAAATCGAAAAACAGAGTGCGTTAGCTGTAACTCTGCAACAAGAAATTAAGCAAAACCCAACATTCAGAACCCGCCTACGTAATGCCCTCAAAGAAGGTGGAATCGAAGCGTTGAAGGTGTTGTTTGCTCCGATTGGCATTCCCATTGAAATGGTTAGGGGGTGGATTGAAGCAGAAGCCGAATAA
- a CDS encoding sugar O-acetyltransferase: MSEKQKMLAGELYLASDPELKALHNQACHLTRLYNATTEDEIETRSHLLQDLFGKLGSNPQISPPFYCDYGSNIYVGDNLYMNYGCVILDCNTVHLGDNLLCGPYVQIYTAYHPTDPAQRLTGRELAAPIKIGNNVWIGGGAIIGPGVTIGDHTTIGAGSVVTKNIPANVIAVGNPCRVIRSANPTQPPILEI; encoded by the coding sequence ATGAGCGAAAAACAGAAGATGTTAGCGGGAGAGCTATATCTAGCATCTGACCCTGAATTAAAAGCATTACACAATCAAGCCTGTCATCTCACGCGCTTGTACAACGCCACAACCGAAGACGAAATAGAAACGCGATCGCACCTTTTACAAGACTTATTTGGCAAGCTGGGATCTAATCCTCAAATTAGTCCTCCATTTTACTGTGATTATGGCAGTAATATCTATGTTGGCGATAATCTCTATATGAATTATGGCTGTGTGATTCTCGACTGTAATACAGTTCACCTAGGCGATAACCTTTTATGTGGTCCCTATGTGCAGATTTATACCGCCTATCATCCCACTGATCCCGCCCAAAGACTAACTGGACGCGAACTGGCTGCACCGATTAAAATTGGCAATAATGTCTGGATTGGTGGCGGTGCAATTATTGGTCCAGGTGTTACGATTGGTGATCACACAACCATTGGTGCGGGTAGCGTTGTGACTAAAAATATTCCCGCCAATGTTATCGCCGTAGGAAACCCCTGTCGGGTTATTCGCTCGGCGAATCCAACTCAACCTCCCATCCTGGAGATTTAA